One part of the Paenibacillus silvisoli genome encodes these proteins:
- the hprK gene encoding HPr(Ser) kinase/phosphatase — MAKKVKVSELVSQFQLEILSGEDGLRRSITTDDLSRPGLEVAGYFDYYPKERVQVLGRTELTFMDTLSKQERIDRMERLCDDETPCFIITRGMDAPAELLERSNAKQIPVLRSNAATTIFISRITNFLERKLAPSATIHGVLVDVYGVGMLITGGSGIGKSETALELVKRSHRLVADDAVEIRQTSDGQLYGTAPELIRHLLEIRGLGIINVMTLFGAGAVRNVKKISVVIKLENWQADKQYDRLGLDEETTRIIDTDVPIVTVPVRPGRNLAVIIEVAAMNFRLKRMGYNAALQFTNKLTETIAEDTDDFD, encoded by the coding sequence GTGGCTAAGAAAGTGAAAGTGTCCGAGCTGGTTAGTCAGTTTCAACTAGAGATCTTAAGCGGTGAAGACGGACTCCGCCGCAGCATCACGACCGACGACTTATCGCGCCCGGGACTCGAGGTAGCAGGCTACTTCGATTATTATCCAAAGGAACGCGTACAAGTGCTCGGCAGAACCGAGCTTACGTTCATGGATACGCTCAGCAAGCAAGAGCGCATCGATCGGATGGAGCGTCTGTGCGATGACGAGACGCCATGCTTTATCATTACGCGCGGCATGGACGCGCCGGCCGAGCTGCTGGAGCGCTCGAACGCGAAGCAAATTCCGGTGCTGCGCAGCAACGCGGCAACGACGATTTTCATCAGCCGCATCACGAACTTCCTGGAACGGAAGCTTGCGCCTTCCGCGACCATTCACGGCGTTCTGGTCGATGTCTATGGCGTGGGCATGCTCATTACGGGCGGAAGCGGCATTGGTAAGAGCGAAACCGCGCTTGAGCTCGTAAAGCGAAGCCATCGCCTCGTCGCGGACGACGCCGTGGAAATTCGCCAAACATCCGACGGCCAGCTATACGGAACGGCCCCTGAACTTATTCGGCATTTACTTGAAATCCGCGGTCTAGGCATCATTAACGTTATGACCTTGTTCGGCGCCGGCGCAGTCCGGAACGTGAAGAAGATCAGCGTCGTCATTAAGCTGGAGAACTGGCAGGCGGACAAGCAGTACGACCGTCTCGGCCTGGATGAGGAAACGACGCGCATTATCGATACCGACGTGCCGATCGTGACGGTACCGGTTCGTCCGGGACGGAACTTGGCGGTCATCATCGAGGTGGCGGCCATGAACTTCCGGTTGAAGCGGATGGGCTACAATGCCGCGCTGCAATTTACGAACAAGCTGACGGAGACGATTGCCGAGGACACCGACGATTTCGATTGA